A single genomic interval of Terriglobus albidus harbors:
- a CDS encoding ATP-binding SpoIIE family protein phosphatase, with the protein MSVSHQRIPILVNDQSYIGHARRQAAAIAESLAFSETAAGNLGIIVTEAGRNIALHAGSGEIVLAPWTMDGYAGVDVVALDRGPGIADIERALEDGFSTAGTAGTGLGAMRRLAQEFQVYSIPRAGTVVFARVFARQITDMTAVRGISRVGVMNLPMQGEVHCGDAWKVIRAGGRSLYMVADGLGHGKDAALASGRACEVLEQNPGLLPEDLLGEMHRALRKTRGAAVSIATLDGQRTLHYAGAGNISGVLHAGRSHQNLVSMNGTVGHTVNRVREFLYTWEGEATLILSSDGLSSRWALEQYPGLLGKHPALIAAVLYRDHCRGRDDVTVLVVRI; encoded by the coding sequence ATGTCCGTGTCACATCAACGGATTCCGATCCTGGTGAATGATCAGAGCTACATTGGTCACGCGCGGCGTCAAGCGGCGGCGATTGCAGAGTCGCTCGCCTTCAGCGAGACCGCGGCCGGGAACCTTGGCATTATCGTCACCGAAGCTGGCCGCAACATCGCGCTGCACGCAGGCAGCGGAGAGATCGTGCTGGCCCCATGGACGATGGATGGGTATGCGGGGGTGGATGTGGTGGCCCTGGACCGCGGCCCTGGAATTGCCGATATCGAGCGGGCTCTGGAAGATGGTTTCTCCACTGCGGGTACTGCCGGAACTGGGCTGGGGGCGATGCGGCGGCTGGCGCAGGAGTTTCAGGTCTATTCCATCCCTCGAGCGGGAACGGTTGTCTTTGCCCGCGTCTTTGCCAGACAGATTACGGATATGACCGCGGTCCGGGGAATCAGCCGTGTAGGCGTCATGAACCTTCCAATGCAGGGAGAGGTGCATTGCGGCGATGCCTGGAAGGTTATCCGCGCGGGGGGGAGAAGCCTTTACATGGTCGCCGATGGCCTGGGGCACGGGAAAGATGCCGCCCTGGCATCCGGCCGTGCGTGCGAGGTGCTGGAGCAGAACCCCGGCCTTCTCCCGGAAGATCTTCTGGGTGAGATGCATCGGGCATTGCGAAAGACACGGGGAGCAGCGGTTTCGATCGCAACGCTCGATGGTCAGCGGACTCTGCACTATGCCGGTGCGGGCAATATTTCGGGAGTGCTTCATGCCGGCAGATCCCATCAGAATCTTGTCTCGATGAACGGAACGGTGGGGCATACGGTGAATCGCGTACGTGAGTTCCTGTATACATGGGAAGGAGAGGCGACTCTCATTCTGTCTTCCGACGGTCTTAGCTCCCGCTGGGCACTAGAGCAATATCCAGGTCTGCTCGGAAAACACCCTGCCCTGATTGCCGCGGTGCTCTATCGCGATCATTGCAGGGGCCGTGATGATGTCACGGTCCTGGTTGTACGTATTTGA
- a CDS encoding anti-sigma regulatory factor: MSEQIITRSEILPIRTQIDLVHVRQRVRTWLSEERFTLIDQTKIVTAASELARNALEHGGGGEMEMSLLAVGARKGIRLKFSDQGPGIADVAMALRDGYTTAGGMGLGLSGSRRLMSEFDIQSSPGSGTVVTVTRWK, translated from the coding sequence GTGTCGGAACAGATCATTACGCGGAGTGAGATCCTGCCGATCAGGACTCAGATCGATCTGGTTCACGTGCGGCAGCGGGTGCGAACCTGGCTGTCGGAAGAGCGCTTTACCCTGATCGATCAGACCAAGATCGTGACCGCCGCCAGCGAGCTGGCACGGAATGCGCTGGAACACGGCGGCGGCGGCGAGATGGAGATGTCGCTGCTCGCCGTCGGTGCGCGTAAAGGGATACGGCTTAAGTTCTCCGACCAGGGGCCGGGAATTGCGGACGTCGCCATGGCCTTGAGGGATGGCTACACCACCGCAGGGGGGATGGGACTCGGCCTGAGCGGCAGCAGGCGGCTGATGAGCGAGTTCGATATTCAGTCGTCCCCCGGATCCGGGACGGTCGTGACTGTAACCCGCTGGAAGTAA
- a CDS encoding STAS domain-containing protein gives MERIPILRIGSLLLVTIQVDLYDDLALQLQDDLSTRIAELGATGVLIDISALEIVDSFIGRTLANIAAIARVLDAETVVVGMQPAVAITLVELGMSLPGIRTALNVDLGMEYLRQAATGGNGVGTDHYAE, from the coding sequence ATGGAGCGCATTCCGATTCTTCGTATCGGCAGTCTGCTGCTGGTGACGATCCAGGTGGATCTTTATGACGACCTGGCGCTGCAGTTGCAAGACGATCTCTCGACCCGCATTGCGGAGCTGGGGGCTACGGGGGTATTAATCGACATCTCTGCACTGGAGATTGTCGATTCCTTCATTGGACGAACGCTTGCTAATATTGCTGCAATTGCGCGTGTGCTGGATGCGGAGACGGTTGTCGTCGGCATGCAGCCTGCGGTTGCGATCACGCTTGTGGAACTGGGGATGTCATTGCCCGGTATCCGCACAGCCTTAAACGTCGACCTGGGAATGGAGTATTTGCGGCAGGCGGCGACAGGTGGAAACGGTGTCGGAACAGATCATTACGCGGAGTGA
- a CDS encoding STAS domain-containing protein, translated as MIKLLKMMRDNQDRILTDWLNSLKTAARRRDLIGDVEVREHARKILTLISNPPPNTVLEDFSSEGWQTVRDQLMEISISRVAHGSSPSETAQFLLSLKPVMFQLIREQLTTAPDELFHEIDVTNNFVDAMALHIAESYIQSRDKVIARQQEEMLELSTPVVMLWDGIVALPVIGTLDSSRAQMVMESLLQAIVQTNSRFAIIDITGVPTVDTLVAQHLLKTITAARLMGAECILSGIRPQIAQTIVHLGITLNDVVTRSKLSDAFRLALERSGRTVVQKAGHAPVVAPVAGVS; from the coding sequence ATGATCAAACTTCTGAAGATGATGCGCGACAATCAGGATCGAATCCTGACTGACTGGCTGAATAGCCTCAAGACGGCCGCACGGCGGCGTGACCTGATAGGCGACGTTGAGGTCAGGGAGCACGCCAGGAAGATTTTGACTCTGATTTCAAATCCGCCTCCGAACACCGTGCTGGAGGACTTTTCGTCCGAAGGCTGGCAGACGGTGCGAGATCAGTTGATGGAGATCTCCATCTCCCGTGTAGCGCACGGCTCCTCTCCTTCTGAGACGGCGCAGTTTTTGCTTTCGCTGAAGCCGGTAATGTTCCAGCTTATCCGGGAACAGTTGACGACCGCGCCGGACGAGTTGTTCCACGAGATTGATGTTACGAACAATTTTGTTGACGCTATGGCGCTCCATATTGCAGAGAGTTATATCCAGAGCCGAGACAAGGTGATTGCGCGCCAGCAGGAGGAGATGCTGGAGCTGTCGACGCCGGTGGTCATGCTGTGGGATGGCATTGTGGCCCTGCCGGTCATCGGAACGCTGGACAGCTCGCGTGCACAGATGGTGATGGAGTCGTTGCTGCAAGCGATTGTGCAGACGAACTCGCGTTTTGCGATTATCGATATCACCGGAGTGCCGACGGTTGATACGTTGGTGGCGCAGCATCTGCTGAAGACGATTACGGCCGCTCGGTTGATGGGCGCTGAGTGCATTCTGAGTGGCATCCGACCGCAGATTGCGCAGACGATCGTGCATCTGGGCATCACCCTGAACGACGTAGTGACGCGTTCCAAGCTGTCGGACGCCTTCCGTCTCGCGCTGGAGCGTAGTGGTCGCACGGTGGTGCAGAAAGCCGGCCACGCGCCGGTCGTCGCTCCTGTCGCCGGGGTGTCGTAA
- a CDS encoding ABC transporter permease, with the protein MSWLTNLVMGIRALLQRSRIERELDEELQAYTEAAIEDKRQKGMSADAARRAAMAELGSSSVVKHKVWSSRWESSLDNLFQDLRIGLRSLMRQPGFTAVAILSLALGIGANSAIFTLIDQVLLRKLPVKNPQQLVAFGDSVYGGVAGGIDLGAFGGYFPWDFSRQLEMNPGPFQGIAAYGSFSNKTSVRLSSVAGSGAPAMFAQATLVSGNYFHLLGAQPLLGRGILPADDAVPGRGSVVVVSHHFWQSALSSDSAVIGKPLTINGIPFEIVGVMPEAFHGFRQEVEPTDLWTPISMQVAVLQHPSMLVPQSGQYFLHLFGRLSEQASAGKAGVLESQNWLNQQIRLGILAREGGAITPERRKEIEQANVPLVPAATGVSLVRSQYGDSLKILMAVVVVVLLIACANLANFLLARGAARQREIATRLALGSSRVRLVRQSLMEAMLLSLFGGALGLGLAFAATRALIAFVSQGSEETTMSATPNMAVLGFTFGVSMATALLFGLAPSMVAARLGERGSLNTTVRTVQGNGGRASRFWPKMLITAQVMLSLLLLVGAGLLVRTLRNLQHQNFGFERTHLLLATIDEKLAGYQPHQTPVLHQLLLDRLSAIPGVRSAALSGTPPISEGVWSSNISPAGYTPGPKENMVSVLNRVSGRYFETAGITLVAGRSITPEDTAGSLKVAVISESIAKRYFPRGEAVGRMLTLGIDSVRGPWRIVGIVRNTKSGNPRETEPVRMTYIPLAQIDPYTPVSSGREITQREENQDRYAYAILLRTTADPAKMVGDLRAAVASIDPNLPLLRVTTIEEQVSNLIANDQLISTLTSVFSILALLLAAIGLYGVMSYHVVQRTTEIGVRIALGAQLETVLWMILKESLSLLAVGVSLGLPLTLLATRSIRSQLFGLSAVDPLTFAIAIAVVAGMTVFATWLPARRAAKIDPLTALRYE; encoded by the coding sequence ATGAGCTGGTTAACGAATCTCGTGATGGGAATCAGGGCACTATTGCAACGGAGCCGCATCGAGCGCGAACTGGATGAGGAGCTGCAGGCTTATACCGAAGCCGCGATCGAGGATAAACGTCAGAAGGGCATGAGCGCGGATGCGGCGCGCCGCGCGGCGATGGCAGAGCTGGGCAGCAGCAGCGTGGTGAAGCACAAGGTCTGGTCGTCGCGGTGGGAGTCGTCTCTCGACAACCTCTTTCAAGACCTTCGTATTGGTCTGCGGTCCTTGATGAGGCAGCCCGGTTTTACCGCCGTGGCCATTCTCTCTCTTGCTCTTGGCATCGGCGCTAATAGTGCGATCTTTACACTGATCGATCAGGTCCTTCTGAGGAAGCTGCCGGTAAAGAATCCTCAACAACTGGTTGCGTTTGGCGATTCGGTATATGGCGGCGTTGCGGGCGGCATCGATCTTGGGGCATTCGGCGGCTACTTCCCTTGGGATTTCTCCCGGCAGTTGGAGATGAATCCCGGGCCATTCCAGGGAATTGCGGCGTATGGAAGTTTTTCGAACAAGACGAGTGTTCGTCTCTCAAGCGTAGCGGGCTCCGGTGCGCCCGCCATGTTTGCCCAGGCGACGCTTGTCTCCGGCAATTACTTTCATCTGCTTGGAGCGCAGCCGTTGCTTGGACGTGGCATTCTGCCTGCTGACGATGCCGTTCCCGGCAGAGGCTCCGTCGTGGTTGTCAGTCATCATTTCTGGCAAAGTGCCCTGTCGTCCGATTCTGCAGTCATCGGCAAGCCACTCACAATCAATGGCATACCGTTCGAGATCGTCGGAGTGATGCCTGAGGCGTTTCATGGATTCCGGCAGGAAGTTGAGCCGACCGATCTTTGGACGCCGATCAGCATGCAAGTTGCAGTACTGCAGCATCCATCGATGCTGGTGCCGCAATCGGGCCAGTACTTCCTGCATCTCTTTGGGCGATTGAGCGAGCAGGCATCGGCAGGTAAAGCAGGAGTTCTTGAAAGCCAGAACTGGCTGAATCAGCAGATCCGTCTCGGCATCCTCGCCAGAGAGGGAGGCGCGATTACTCCGGAGCGCCGCAAGGAGATCGAGCAGGCGAATGTGCCCCTGGTGCCGGCAGCGACCGGAGTGTCCCTGGTCCGCAGTCAGTATGGCGACTCTCTCAAGATTCTGATGGCGGTGGTGGTCGTGGTGCTTCTGATCGCCTGTGCGAACCTCGCTAACTTCCTGCTCGCACGCGGAGCCGCACGGCAGCGCGAAATTGCAACGCGGTTAGCCCTGGGATCCAGCCGCGTGCGTTTGGTCAGGCAGAGTCTTATGGAGGCGATGCTATTGTCGCTCTTCGGTGGCGCCCTGGGGCTAGGTCTGGCCTTCGCGGCAACGCGCGCGTTAATCGCGTTTGTGAGCCAGGGGAGCGAAGAAACCACTATGAGTGCAACGCCGAATATGGCGGTGCTCGGATTTACCTTCGGCGTCTCAATGGCGACAGCACTGTTATTCGGTCTTGCGCCTTCCATGGTTGCAGCGCGCCTGGGGGAGCGCGGGTCGCTCAACACGACTGTACGAACGGTCCAAGGCAACGGGGGGCGAGCTTCACGATTCTGGCCGAAGATGCTGATCACCGCTCAGGTAATGTTGTCGCTGCTTCTTCTGGTGGGAGCCGGTTTGCTGGTGCGTACGTTGCGCAACCTGCAACACCAGAATTTCGGGTTTGAGCGAACGCATCTGTTGCTTGCGACCATCGACGAAAAGCTCGCCGGATATCAGCCCCATCAGACGCCGGTGCTGCATCAGCTTCTCCTCGACCGGCTCTCTGCAATTCCGGGAGTTCGCTCTGCGGCTTTATCAGGGACCCCTCCGATCAGCGAAGGAGTGTGGAGCTCCAACATTTCGCCCGCCGGCTACACACCTGGTCCCAAAGAGAATATGGTCTCCGTGCTGAACCGAGTCTCCGGCAGATACTTCGAGACTGCCGGAATTACGCTCGTCGCGGGACGCTCCATTACCCCCGAAGATACTGCCGGCAGCTTGAAGGTTGCGGTGATCAGCGAATCAATTGCGAAACGCTATTTCCCGAGAGGCGAGGCAGTTGGCCGCATGTTGACATTAGGCATTGATAGCGTGCGAGGCCCATGGCGGATCGTCGGTATCGTACGGAATACGAAATCCGGAAACCCGCGGGAGACGGAACCGGTACGCATGACCTACATCCCTTTGGCGCAGATCGATCCGTATACGCCTGTCTCATCCGGCAGAGAGATAACTCAGCGGGAGGAGAATCAGGATCGCTATGCCTATGCGATTCTGCTTCGAACCACCGCCGATCCGGCAAAGATGGTTGGCGACCTCAGGGCGGCGGTTGCATCGATTGATCCCAACCTGCCGCTGCTGAGAGTTACAACCATTGAAGAACAGGTATCGAACCTGATCGCAAATGATCAGTTGATCTCAACGCTTACGAGCGTCTTTTCCATCCTCGCCTTGCTGCTGGCGGCGATTGGTTTGTATGGAGTGATGAGTTATCACGTCGTTCAACGGACGACAGAGATCGGTGTCCGCATTGCTCTCGGTGCGCAACTGGAGACTGTGCTGTGGATGATTCTGAAGGAGTCGCTCAGCCTGCTGGCCGTAGGTGTGAGTCTCGGATTGCCGCTCACGTTGCTGGCGACCCGAAGCATCCGGAGCCAGCTCTTTGGGCTGAGTGCGGTTGATCCGCTCACGTTCGCGATCGCGATTGCGGTCGTCGCTGGAATGACCGTGTTTGCGACCTGGCTACCGGCGCGGCGGGCAGCCAAAATCGACCCCCTGACGGCCCTTCGATACGAATAG
- a CDS encoding PadR family transcriptional regulator — translation MSVSKTEPGELVQGTLEMLILKTLALEPMHGYGIGLRIEQMSDGVFRVNAGSLLPALSRMERSGYVKTQWRSTENSRRAKFYEITAKGRKALQQEKEQWGRRITAIARILEA, via the coding sequence ATGTCCGTATCGAAGACAGAGCCAGGCGAGCTAGTCCAGGGAACGCTTGAGATGCTGATTCTCAAGACGCTGGCACTTGAGCCCATGCATGGCTATGGCATCGGGTTGCGCATTGAACAGATGAGTGATGGAGTCTTTCGCGTGAATGCGGGTTCTCTGCTTCCTGCACTGAGCCGCATGGAGCGCAGCGGTTATGTAAAGACCCAGTGGCGCAGTACGGAGAACAGTCGGCGCGCGAAGTTTTACGAGATCACGGCGAAGGGCCGCAAGGCGCTGCAGCAGGAGAAAGAGCAGTGGGGGCGGCGGATCACGGCCATTGCACGCATTCTTGAAGCGTAA
- a CDS encoding metallophosphoesterase, which yields MSHASRPEVDREILEKLELRLGKVHARQRLGIEKDHEAIFGHGLNFFHPENWYSLHSLFKAVLKGTGLYARGHRNAQRIHLRNNPVLLERLPSLFDGFSVLHISDLHADLSPEPMKRLAEVVPDLHYDLCVLTGDFRGQTFGPFDVALELLQNVRSHLKGPVYAVLGNHDSVRMVPAIEEMDIRMLMNETVVIARGDQEIYLSGVDDAHYYRADNVHQAAGPIPSGGISILLSHTPEIYRQAAHAGFSLMLSGHTHGGQVCLPGSIPITLDAKLPRSMGAGPWTYGTLIGYTSVGVGCSIAPVRFNCFPEITIHRLIRAESPAWYP from the coding sequence ATGAGCCATGCATCGCGTCCAGAGGTTGATCGGGAGATCCTGGAAAAGCTGGAACTCCGGCTCGGCAAAGTGCATGCGCGCCAGCGGCTGGGCATCGAAAAGGATCACGAAGCCATCTTCGGGCACGGGCTTAATTTCTTTCATCCTGAGAACTGGTACTCGCTGCATAGCCTCTTCAAGGCCGTACTCAAGGGGACGGGGCTCTATGCCCGCGGCCATCGGAATGCACAGAGGATCCATCTACGGAATAATCCTGTCTTACTGGAACGGCTGCCTTCGCTCTTCGACGGCTTTTCGGTGTTGCATATCAGCGATCTGCACGCGGATCTGAGCCCCGAACCGATGAAGCGGCTGGCGGAGGTCGTCCCTGACCTGCATTACGATCTCTGTGTCCTGACCGGAGATTTTCGCGGGCAGACCTTCGGCCCCTTCGACGTTGCTCTCGAGCTCCTGCAGAACGTGCGGAGCCATCTCAAAGGTCCTGTCTACGCTGTCCTGGGCAATCACGACTCCGTCAGAATGGTGCCCGCGATCGAGGAGATGGACATCCGCATGCTGATGAATGAAACCGTCGTCATTGCCCGCGGAGATCAGGAGATCTACCTCAGCGGAGTAGATGACGCCCACTATTACCGTGCCGACAATGTTCACCAGGCGGCAGGTCCTATCCCCTCCGGCGGCATCTCCATCCTGCTCTCGCACACGCCGGAGATCTATCGGCAGGCCGCACACGCTGGCTTCTCCCTGATGTTGAGCGGCCATACACATGGCGGACAGGTCTGCCTGCCGGGATCGATTCCGATCACTCTCGATGCAAAGCTGCCACGCTCTATGGGTGCAGGTCCATGGACATACGGCACATTGATCGGCTACACCTCAGTCGGTGTCGGCTGCTCCATCGCACCGGTACGTTTCAACTGCTTCCCTGAGATCACCATTCATCGGCTGATCCGCGCAGAAAGCCCCGCCTGGTATCCCTAG
- a CDS encoding CDP-archaeol synthase — protein MSDGKANLNLQTIGELLILLAVANVTPILANNLLGSRWSYPVDGRLVLFDHQRLFGASKTFRGILSSIVATSTAGLLLGSSWKLGAAVSVYSMSGDLFSSFCKRRFGLPAGSRASGLDQIPESLFPAIGLRQAFALTPADIDVVVVCFFVGEIVLSRVFFKMHLREHPY, from the coding sequence ATGTCTGATGGCAAGGCGAACTTGAACCTTCAAACGATCGGGGAACTGCTGATCCTGTTAGCTGTCGCGAATGTCACTCCGATTTTAGCTAACAACCTGCTTGGTTCCCGGTGGTCTTACCCTGTAGACGGTCGTCTCGTTCTTTTTGACCATCAACGTCTCTTTGGTGCATCGAAGACGTTTCGAGGGATCCTATCTTCGATCGTTGCCACATCCACGGCTGGGTTACTGCTCGGAAGCAGTTGGAAGCTGGGAGCCGCCGTCTCTGTTTACTCCATGAGCGGTGATCTGTTTTCAAGCTTCTGTAAGCGCCGTTTTGGTTTGCCTGCCGGCAGCCGCGCTTCCGGCCTCGATCAGATTCCCGAGTCTCTTTTCCCGGCAATTGGACTCCGGCAGGCTTTTGCCCTGACGCCGGCGGATATCGATGTCGTGGTGGTGTGCTTCTTTGTCGGAGAGATCGTTCTGTCGCGGGTGTTTTTTAAAATGCATCTCCGCGAGCATCCGTATTAG